In the Euphorbia lathyris chromosome 5, ddEupLath1.1, whole genome shotgun sequence genome, one interval contains:
- the LOC136230047 gene encoding aquaporin SIP1-1-like: MGVIKSAIGDAILTSMYVFTMPFLGILTSTIAGYVGVEPKSFAALFITVNLATIFILTFSLVGGALGGASFNPLTTVVLYASGIKSDTSLVSMAVRFPAQAAGGVGGAKAILEVMERKYKVMLKGPSLRVDLQTGAIAEGVMCFVFCLGLLLIRYKGPKNMMLKVWLRAWVTAGLIGVGAKYTGPSLNPANAYGWAYLHNWHNSWEFFYVYWISPFIGATLAAWLYRFLFQTTTKPKQP; this comes from the coding sequence atgggTGTGATAAAATCAGCAATCGGAGATGCAATATTGACATCCATGTATGTATTTACGATGCCATTTCTAGGAATTCTAACATCGACAATTGCAGGATATGTAGGAGTTGAACCCAAATCATTTGCAGCTCTGTTCATCACAGTAAATTTAGcaactatttttattttaacattcAGCTTAGTAGGAGGCGCATTAGGAGGCGCCAGTTTCAATCCTCTTACAACTGTAGTGTTATATGCATCTGGTATTAAATCAGATACGTCTCTGGTGTCAATGGCGGTGAGATTTCCGGCACAGGCGGCTGGAGGGGTTGGTGGTGCGAAGGCGATATTGGAAGTGATGGAAAGAAAGTACAAGGTTATGCTAAAAGGTCCTTCACTGAGAGTGGATTTGCAAACAGGGGCAATAGCAGAAGGTGTGatgtgttttgtgttttgtTTAGGTTTGCTGTTAATTAGGTATAAAGGACCCAAAAATATGATGTTGAAAGTGTGGTTGAGGGCTTGGGTTACAGCAGGATTGATTGGTGTGGGTGCCAAATATACAGGACCTTCCTTGAATCCAGCAAATGCATATGGATGGGCATATCTTCACAATTGGCATAATTCTTGGGAATTCTTTTATGTTTATTGGATTTCTCCTTTTATTGGAGCTACTTTGGCTGCTTGGCTTTACCGTTTCCTATTTCAGACCACCACCAAGCCTAAACAACCTTGA